A region from the Maridesulfovibrio zosterae DSM 11974 genome encodes:
- a CDS encoding helix-turn-helix domain-containing protein, producing the protein MKNQDKSLTPSPTLYTVREIADTLRIHPRTAYRLIQEGKIRGIKVGSQWRVPESSLLEYIETGLQAPCKKSKDDDKSSEQLKLPI; encoded by the coding sequence TTGAAAAATCAGGACAAGTCTTTGACTCCCTCGCCTACGCTATACACGGTGCGTGAGATAGCTGACACGCTAAGAATCCATCCACGGACAGCTTACAGGTTGATTCAGGAGGGTAAGATTCGCGGTATTAAAGTTGGCAGCCAGTGGCGTGTTCCGGAAAGTTCTCTGCTGGAATACATTGAAACCGGTTTGCAGGCTCCTTGCAAAAAGAGCAAAGACGATGACAAGAGTTCTGAACAACTGAAACTGCCCATTTGA
- a CDS encoding ArnT family glycosyltransferase, giving the protein MSSLSISFKNKPEVWAVCIILFTTFARIWFLSTGQLNLVQDEAQYWDWTRHMQLTYYSKGPLIAWIISTFTSIFGNTEFGVRFGSVVGSLLTQSVLFWGISKILKRPGAAIWTLIIYNSMPVFLALGILMTTDNPFIFSWTCALFALYAASIPHPPGIDRDSNESRTKPFFLIAFFLALGILAKYTMLGFVGLSIMYGLLLMRKEKLPYGFWRKLFLSLAGGVLVGFLPTLIWNIQNGFVGYKHVLYLIGASGARASHIIRFDRFLPYLGEQIGMATPWWLVFMFISSGGALIFAFNKKNSNKLGLNNKESALLSIFFLPVWLFFFIWSFHAKVLGNWAVISYVSGVIIAGIAFEKFWARRGHFRLLWIFLSLFIFMVLHFQNLVPLPDNLNPTHRLKGWTDLGQQVAELEKSQFKNPDKVFVMSELYDMTAALAFYVPGQPRTYCAWIDRRMNQYDLWPGPQDKIGWDCVYVLKKYKEGPDKELVKMFKRISPPIHIQTTFRGKPARKFTIYLCYDYNGYWPKDERLRF; this is encoded by the coding sequence GTGTCATCATTATCAATTTCTTTTAAAAATAAGCCCGAAGTATGGGCTGTTTGTATAATACTGTTTACAACTTTCGCACGTATATGGTTCCTGAGTACAGGACAGCTTAATCTTGTGCAGGATGAGGCCCAGTACTGGGACTGGACCCGGCATATGCAGCTTACCTACTACTCCAAAGGTCCGCTGATCGCCTGGATAATCTCTACTTTTACATCTATTTTCGGAAATACCGAATTTGGAGTAAGGTTTGGCTCTGTTGTGGGGTCACTACTCACCCAAAGTGTACTTTTTTGGGGTATATCAAAAATATTGAAGCGCCCCGGAGCAGCTATCTGGACTCTGATCATTTACAATTCCATGCCGGTATTTCTGGCTCTTGGAATTTTGATGACTACAGACAATCCATTTATTTTCAGTTGGACCTGTGCATTATTCGCGCTTTACGCTGCATCTATCCCTCATCCTCCGGGTATTGACCGCGATTCAAATGAATCACGGACTAAACCATTCTTTTTGATTGCTTTTTTTCTGGCACTGGGAATTCTTGCCAAATACACAATGCTTGGTTTTGTTGGCCTATCAATTATGTATGGTCTCCTGCTCATGCGTAAAGAAAAACTTCCCTACGGTTTCTGGCGTAAGCTCTTTTTATCATTAGCAGGGGGGGTACTTGTAGGCTTCCTCCCAACATTGATCTGGAATATTCAAAACGGCTTTGTTGGGTATAAGCATGTTCTATATCTTATTGGAGCTTCCGGAGCCAGAGCCTCTCATATAATCAGGTTTGACCGTTTTCTTCCATATCTTGGTGAACAGATAGGCATGGCAACCCCTTGGTGGCTTGTTTTCATGTTTATCAGCAGCGGTGGCGCTTTAATATTTGCTTTTAATAAAAAAAACTCAAATAAACTGGGCCTCAACAATAAAGAATCAGCCCTGCTTTCAATATTCTTCCTGCCAGTCTGGTTGTTTTTTTTCATATGGAGCTTTCACGCCAAAGTGCTTGGTAACTGGGCCGTAATTTCTTATGTCAGCGGTGTCATAATTGCCGGAATTGCTTTTGAAAAATTTTGGGCCAGACGTGGACACTTCCGCTTATTGTGGATTTTTTTGAGTCTTTTCATTTTCATGGTGCTGCACTTTCAAAATCTTGTTCCTCTACCAGATAATTTGAACCCAACTCATCGTTTGAAGGGCTGGACAGATCTTGGACAGCAGGTCGCTGAACTGGAAAAAAGCCAGTTTAAAAATCCTGATAAAGTATTTGTCATGAGTGAACTCTATGACATGACTGCCGCCTTGGCCTTCTATGTACCGGGGCAGCCTCGCACATATTGCGCATGGATTGACAGACGCATGAACCAATACGATCTTTGGCCTGGCCCTCAGGATAAGATAGGCTGGGACTGCGTATATGTTCTCAAGAAATATAAAGAGGGGCCGGATAAAGAACTTGTTAAAATGTTCAAACGGATCAGTCCGCCTATCCACATCCAGACTACTTTCCGTGGTAAACCAGCACGCAAATTTACTATCTATTTGTGTTATGATTACAACGGATACTGGCCTAAAGATGAAAGATTACGATTTTAA